The sequence ACTCAAAGAGTATTCATCTGAGGCATATTCTTCAATCATGTCGTTCCATTTTGCGCTTTTCATAACAAAGTGCCATTCTGCCCATGGTCCTTGATTTCCTTTAATCCATCCTAGTTTCTTTCCCAGTTGTTCATATAACCAAAAACTAAATTGAATTGGAATATTCACATACCATGCGAAGTACGGAAGCCTCCCGTCACTATGAAATAACCATTTAGAAGGTTTCAGGTAAGATTTAGCTGTCCTGTGAAAGATAATTCGATTCATTTTCCATTTTTGAGGAATAGCGGCAGATAATTTTACTACTTCATTTGATAAAAATGGTTCAAAACTTTTGAACAACCTTCTATTCACATGAAAATTAGGAATATTTAAATTCATAGAACTTGGCCATAATTCGAACCATTCTTCAGCTGTTTTCTCCCTAAAAGTTTTAATGAATTCGAAGTGATTTTTTCTTCTACGGAATACTTCTTGTACAACTTCATTATTAAACACACCTGTCGATTGCTGCTTTTCTGGTGAATAGGTAGACAATTTAATATCGGGAATAAAGGGAAATCGTTTTGACCCTCTTATTTTCTTCACCCTAGCACCTTTCAACAGTGCGTCCGAGAATAAGCCTCCGAATACAGCATCATACTCGTTCAACTTACTTTTATTATAAAAACCAAATGTGTGTGCATGAAAGTACTGAGCACCACTGCCTACAAGATCAGCACATTGAGGTAATATATCTAAATAATATGTTTTGCTTCGAGTATACAAATTAAAATTAGCTGTTTTATACAAGGTAACAGCTTTCTTAGCCATTTGACCTTCTCTATTCATATTATCGAGAAATATTATTGCTTCTCTTTTTTTATCTACCTCAGGTATCAAACCTAATAAAACTCTAGAATCTTCGCCTCCACTAATAAATTGGGCAACATTATAGGAGTGATCCGTAATAGTTTTCGTATAGGAGGTCAGTGCATTTCTAAGGGATTCTGCGACTTCTTTCTTTGTTAAATGGAGATCAACTTCACTTGGGTACCAGTAATGTTCATTTCTTTGTATATTACCTTCTGTCACTACTGTAGTGGAAGCTGGTGCTAATTGAAAGACATTCTTATACTCTGTATAGGGATAAGTAACAATTCCATGAAGGATAAAGTCTACTTTCGATACTATATCTTCTTCTAAATGACCATCAAACATTTTATTAAATACATCTACGTGACTTGCAATCATATCGGATTGACCTTGTTTTTGATAATAGTAAAGCGGTATAAAAGACATTAAATCTGTTACACTGAAAACTTCTTTTGATAATTTTTCTATTATAATAACCGCAAATGGACCATTTAGATCGTTCTGCCATTCCATCTTGCCACTTAACCATCTGTCGAAAATTGCTTTTGTTGCATCATTATTTTCGTTAACAGAAAGATGGCTATTATCCGTAAAGTTTAGTAAAGGTCCTCCTATTACTACAGCGAGATATTCATCTGTTTCATAAGGTTCAAAGCCATTATAGGGACTTTTCGTTACAAAAAGGTTTCCCCAGTCACCATGATACTCGGTAACAGTAAGGTTAAAGTCATCAGGATAAATTGACTGGAATGCATTCTTAATGTCAGAGATGCTGCATTTATTGTAAGAATATATAAAATCACTCATGTATATCACCATCAATCTTAGAATTAGCTTGTAGTTCTAGTGCTCTTCTAGCCACATAATAATATGTTTCATTACGCATTAAGTGTAAAGATAATAATTTTTTATTATGCCGTTTTTCTCTCCCAATGATAATTCTGATTATTCTTTTTAAGCTCGACAGAATCCCTCCATCATATATACCAATTGAAAGAGAATAAACTAAGTTCTTTTTAATCTTTTTATTAAATACTGATAAAGATATTTTGTCTAATTCAGAGACATAATTATCTTCCAGTTGTCTATTTAAATCATGTATATTTATTTTTTGATCGTCTTGGGATAATAACACTTGTCCATCTTCTTTATGGTGGTAAATCAACTCAAAACTCAACTCTTTTTCAAGTTTTAGTAACACAGAATAAGAGTTATCCTCTTTGTTTACATAATTTTTCGAATCAAAATAAAAATTACCCAAACTATAAAAAATAAATTTCCCTTTATACTCTTCAAATCCTTGAGGAACGTGTGGATGAGATCCTATTACAACATCTGCACCAAGATTAATGAATTGTTTATATCGCATTCGCCATTCTTGTTGGGGAATAGAGAAGTTTTCCAATCCTGCATGCGCAAGCACAACAACATAATCACATATATTTCTTAACTCGATAATCTTCTCATCTATTTCATTGTGATTAATCCAGGCATAACCACTTTTATCAGACGAATTATAGTCTAGGACACCAAACTGTGCTTCACATGCATTAATAAAACCTATCGTTATATTATTTATTTTAACTATTTGAGGGGTATAAGCTTCGGAAAAGCTCGTACCAGCCCCAATATTTCTAAGTTCATTAGCTTTTATTTCATTTAGTGTTGCTTTCAAGCCTTCTTCACCATAATCCATAATATGGTTGTTAGCTAGAGTAAGCATATCAAATCCTTGATCCTTTAATGCTGCAATCGTATTTTTGCATTGATGATGCTGAATACCAGACTTCTCCGCAGGGCCAAAATTACCTTGTATCGGTGCTTCAAAATTTGCTATTGAAAAATTTGCACCTGCAATTATATCGCGTAATGGTTCTGATATAAAATAACCGTCTTTATGTTGATAATTGACAATATCTCCGCATACAAAAATATCTACCACGTTAAGTCATCCTTTTATGCTTTTTAGTTAAATAAACAGTTCCAAATATTAAAGCAATATTTAGCACGGCACTAGCAATTCCAAAGAATGCTACTGCAACTATATCACTTGAATATAAGTAATATCCTAAAAATAATACAGATACACGCCCTATTAACATTACTATTGTAAAGATCAAATGAAACCTTTGAGCATTGATAACTGGTAATGTCTTAACTGAAGGCTGATTAATAAACATAAAATAAACCCATAGAGCCATCCATCTTGCATATTCTCCTGCCCTAAACCATTCCTCACCAAATACAAAGCTAAATAATTGAGGTCCGAATGCCACAATAATCCCATAAGGAATGAGACCAATCATTGCTAAAATCATGGTTGCCTTAATAACAATTCCAGTCACATCTTCCTTATTATTGGCTGCTTCCGATATTCTAGGATAGAACACATCTCCGACTGATTTGCCAATTAATTGCGATGGGATATTAAGTACGGTCCTACCAATCGAATAAAATCCCGCCGCTGCAGGTCCAAAAAATGCTGTTAACATTAAAACAGGAAGATTCTGAGATGATGCATTCAAGAATACTTGTGGTGAACGATATTTAGGGAAGTCTCTATACTTTCTAGCTACTTCTTTCAACTCTTCGAAATTTATGGCATTTTTTACGAATTTAAGCGGTACATTTCGTTTTGACAAGAGAAACATAAAAATCCCTTTAATTGCTTCATTAAACGCAGAGATGATTATTAATACAGATGCATAAGGGGCAAATAACCCAATTCCTGCTTTACCACCTTGTGTAACAATTACTTGTAAAATAGCTGCTTTCGCAGAAACTTTAAAACTATTTTTTCTTATAAGCCACTGTTCATTTATTTGCAGAAAACAAGCTCCTAACAAGACTACAGGTATTAAATACAAGTAACCCTGTATATCGCCAATATCAAACCATTCCACAATAAACGGTTTTAAAATTAAGAGGAGAATAGCAACTATAGCTGCTCCAGATATGGCAATGATGACAGAAAGTAAAATAAGATTCTTTGCTTCTGAATCCTTCTTAGGTAAAACGATCGCTATCGGGTAGGTTAGAGATGCAATGGGCCCCATTATTATTACGATGGCCATAAATGTCCCCATTAACCCATAATTCTCAGGACCATACACACGTGTTATTATTGGGGACAGTAGCATAGTAATTGCTTGAGCTCCTGCAGTACCCGAAACCATAATGATAACGTTTCGTATGAATTTATTTTTAAAGAACTTACTTAACTTATTAAACATGTAACTACCTCAAATTCTTATCAGATTCTAGTTCTGGATTCACCTAAATTTTTTAACAAGTTGATCAAAGTAAAGATTCCATGAATGAAAGACAACAACTTAAGAATAACAAAGCTTAGCATTTTGTAAGTGCTCGTTATCTCACTCGAACTTAAAATGTGATCTCAGGAAATGTTGTTTCTCCGATATCAGATTCCACCTTACTCTAATACCTGCGAATTGTATGATATACATGTTTTATAATAATGTAAGCATATCTTCTAGTCTTATCACTCTTTACCAATGAACTACATAATTTAAGCTT is a genomic window of Gracilibacillus salinarum containing:
- a CDS encoding lipopolysaccharide biosynthesis protein, with protein sequence MFNKLSKFFKNKFIRNVIIMVSGTAGAQAITMLLSPIITRVYGPENYGLMGTFMAIVIIMGPIASLTYPIAIVLPKKDSEAKNLILLSVIIAISGAAIVAILLLILKPFIVEWFDIGDIQGYLYLIPVVLLGACFLQINEQWLIRKNSFKVSAKAAILQVIVTQGGKAGIGLFAPYASVLIIISAFNEAIKGIFMFLLSKRNVPLKFVKNAINFEELKEVARKYRDFPKYRSPQVFLNASSQNLPVLMLTAFFGPAAAGFYSIGRTVLNIPSQLIGKSVGDVFYPRISEAANNKEDVTGIVIKATMILAMIGLIPYGIIVAFGPQLFSFVFGEEWFRAGEYARWMALWVYFMFINQPSVKTLPVINAQRFHLIFTIVMLIGRVSVLFLGYYLYSSDIVAVAFFGIASAVLNIALIFGTVYLTKKHKRMT
- a CDS encoding CapA family protein, which produces MVDIFVCGDIVNYQHKDGYFISEPLRDIIAGANFSIANFEAPIQGNFGPAEKSGIQHHQCKNTIAALKDQGFDMLTLANNHIMDYGEEGLKATLNEIKANELRNIGAGTSFSEAYTPQIVKINNITIGFINACEAQFGVLDYNSSDKSGYAWINHNEIDEKIIELRNICDYVVVLAHAGLENFSIPQQEWRMRYKQFINLGADVVIGSHPHVPQGFEEYKGKFIFYSLGNFYFDSKNYVNKEDNSYSVLLKLEKELSFELIYHHKEDGQVLLSQDDQKINIHDLNRQLEDNYVSELDKISLSVFNKKIKKNLVYSLSIGIYDGGILSSLKRIIRIIIGREKRHNKKLLSLHLMRNETYYYVARRALELQANSKIDGDIHE